In a single window of the Osmerus eperlanus chromosome 4, fOsmEpe2.1, whole genome shotgun sequence genome:
- the tuba5 gene encoding tubulin alpha 5, whose protein sequence is MFQFNVFFFLQRECISIHVGQAGIQTGNACWELFCLEHGVGPDGVFQDVPVEPNSRSDPFNTFFNTGNSGRHVPRAIFVDLEPTVVDEVRTGKYRQLFHPEQLISGKEDAANNYARGHYTVGKEIIDGVLERVRKMTDQCTGLQGFLIFHSFGGGTGSGFTSLLMERLSLDYGKKSKLEFAIYPAPQVSTAVVEPYNSILTTHTTLDHSDCAFMVDNEAIYDICRRNMDIERPSYTNLNRLIGQIVSSITASLRFDGALNVDLTEFQTNLVPFPRIHFPLVTYSPIISAEKAYHEQLSVAEITSACFEPTNQMVKCDPRHGKYMACCMLYRGDVVPKDVNTAIANIKTKRSIQFVDWCPTGFKVGINNQPPTEVPGGDLAKVQRAVCMLSNTTAIAEAWARLDHKFDLMYAKRAFVHWYVGEGMEEGEFAEAREDLACLEKDYEELGRMSGDSEDEVCEEY, encoded by the exons ATGTTTCAattcaatgtattttttttcttacaGAGAGAATGCATATCTATCCATGTGGGCCAagcaggcatacagacaggcaaTGCTTGCTGGGAGCTTTTCTGCCTAGAGCATGGTGTAGGGCCTGATGGTGTATTTCAGGATGTGCCGGTAGAGCCGAATTCACGTTCAGATCCGTTCAACACTTTTTTTAACACCGGAAACTCAGGACGCCATGTTCCAAGAGCCATATTTGTGGACCTGGAGCCAACTGTGGTTG ATGAAGTAAGGACAGGCAAGTACAGGCAGCTCTTCCACCCTGAGCAGCTCATTTCTGGGAAGGAGGACGCAGCCAATAATTATGCTCGGGGGCACTACACCGTTGGGAAGGAGATAATTGATGGTGTACTGGAGAGGGTCCGTAAAATG ACTGACCAGTGCACAGGGCTCCAAGGGTTCCTCATCTTCCACAGCTTCGGAGGGGGGACTGGCTCTGGCTTCACCTCTCTACTGATGGAACGCTTGTCTCTTGACTACGGAAAGAAATCAAAGTTGGAGTTTGCCATTTATCCTGCACCCCAGGTGTCCACAGCTGTGGTAGAGCCTTACAACTCCATCCTGACCACCCACACCACCCTCGATCACTCTGACTGTGCCTTCATGGTGGATAACGAGGCCATCTATGACATCTGTCGTCGTAACATGGATATTGAACGTCCATCCTACACCAACCTCAACAGATTGATTGGTCAGATAGTTTCCTCTATCACAGCCTCCCTTCGCTTTGATGGGGCCTTGAATGTCGATCTAACAGAGTTCCAGACCAATCTGGTTCCTTTCCCCCGTATTCATTTCCCTTTGGTAACTTACTCACCTATCATCTCTGCGGAGAAGGCCTACCATGAGCAATTGTCTGTGGCTGAAATCACCAGTGCCTGCTTTGAGCCAACCAATCAAATGGTCAAGTGTGACCCTCGTCATGGCAAATACATGGCTTGTTGTATGCTGTACCGTGGTGATGTGGTTCCAAAAGATGTCAATACTGCCATTGCCAATATTAAGACCAAACGATCAATCCAGTTTGTCGACTGGTGCCCTACTGGATTTAAG GTAGGCATTAACAATCAGCCCCCAACTGAGGTTCCTGGAGGGGACCTTGCAAAGGTCCAGAGAGCTGTGTGCATGCTTAGCAACACCACTGCTATTGCTGAGGCCTGGGCACGTTTGGACCACAAGTTTGACCTCATGTACGCTAAACGTGCCTTTGTGCACTGGTATGTGGGTGAAGGCATGGAGGAAGGAGAGTTTGCCGAGGCCAGAGAAGACTTGGCTTGTCTAGAGAAAGATTATGAGGAGCTGGGAAGAATGAGTGGGGATTCTGAAGATGAAGTGTGCGAGGAATACTGA